From the Chitinophaga lutea genome, one window contains:
- a CDS encoding ThuA domain-containing protein, with protein sequence MRQLPTLLWAVFLILHLSCRPAGRPRFRVLVLAEAGGHHVAYTKAATEWLSQLAKDSGFAVDYIQHTASINSTMLSAYRLFIQLDYPPYGWNDTAAKAFEEYITQGRGGWIGFHHATLLGEFDGYPMWQWFSQFMGDIRFSDYIADFASGKVVIEDRQHPVMKGIQDTFLIEKEEWYTYNRSPRQDVHVIANVDESTYSPPSAKKMGDHPVVWTNLRVKAKNVYIFMGHSPLLFTNDAYKKLFRNAICWAAEDAR encoded by the coding sequence ATGCGCCAGTTACCAACGCTGCTGTGGGCAGTTTTCCTGATTCTTCATTTGTCATGCCGCCCTGCCGGCCGGCCGCGCTTCCGCGTGCTGGTGCTGGCTGAAGCGGGAGGGCATCATGTCGCATACACGAAAGCGGCTACCGAATGGTTGAGCCAGCTGGCGAAAGACAGCGGTTTTGCAGTGGATTATATTCAGCATACGGCATCCATCAATTCTACGATGCTCTCAGCATACCGGCTGTTCATTCAACTCGACTATCCGCCTTACGGTTGGAATGATACGGCGGCGAAAGCTTTTGAGGAGTATATCACTCAGGGAAGGGGTGGCTGGATAGGTTTTCATCATGCGACGCTGCTCGGCGAATTCGACGGTTACCCGATGTGGCAATGGTTCTCGCAGTTTATGGGGGATATCCGCTTTTCGGATTACATCGCGGATTTTGCCAGCGGTAAAGTGGTGATTGAAGACAGACAGCATCCTGTCATGAAAGGGATTCAGGATACATTTTTGATCGAAAAGGAAGAATGGTACACGTATAACCGGAGCCCACGGCAGGATGTGCACGTGATCGCCAACGTAGATGAATCCACGTATTCACCGCCCAGCGCAAAAAAAATGGGAGACCATCCGGTGGTGTGGACGAATCTCCGCGTCAAGGCAAAAAACGTATACATATTTATGGGTCATTCGCCGCTGTTGTTTACGAATGATGCCTATAAGAAGTTATTCCGGAATGCGATATGCTGGGCGGCGGAAGACGCCCGTTAG
- a CDS encoding nuclear transport factor 2 family protein gives MDTPQIAARLVELCRAGQFEQAQKELFAEDVVSIEAFATPGFEKETKGLAANIEKGRQFEAMSEATHSIKVSEPLISGNIIAFVLEMDMTMKGRGRTAFNELCVYHVKDGKIISEQFFYEG, from the coding sequence ATGGATACTCCCCAAATCGCTGCGCGCCTGGTTGAACTCTGCCGTGCCGGCCAGTTTGAGCAGGCACAAAAAGAACTGTTCGCTGAAGACGTAGTGAGCATCGAAGCATTTGCCACACCCGGTTTTGAGAAAGAAACAAAAGGGCTCGCAGCCAATATCGAAAAGGGCCGCCAGTTTGAAGCCATGTCTGAGGCAACCCACAGCATTAAAGTGTCGGAACCGCTGATCAGCGGCAACATCATCGCCTTTGTACTGGAAATGGACATGACGATGAAGGGCCGCGGACGTACAGCCTTTAACGAACTATGTGTGTATCATGTAAAAGACGGGAAAATCATCTCCGAGCAGTTCTTTTATGAAGGGTAG
- a CDS encoding Cif family virulence factor — translation MPDTAIKSPEQPTDPVAEAEYAFARHAVDSGVKAAFLRYMDTSSVIFNNGRVTNGMRYWEKAKEPAATLYWQPVFACTAADGQSGFTTGPFEWRRTTADSALSCGQYTTVWQKDENGDWHFFADLGIGYHGSLFNKKPLRLYTPHLPSPNHATAIAIDSNFIALFRREPTDAFKQVLLPETWLNFNGQHPVQTTAGIMATLQQIPAGLDFEPLAGFVADSRDLAYVYGHTLLAGKKENYLRVWAYTNAGWKLLLQVLRW, via the coding sequence TTGCCCGACACAGCCATCAAATCCCCCGAACAGCCGACCGACCCAGTGGCCGAGGCAGAGTACGCCTTTGCCAGACACGCAGTCGATAGTGGCGTGAAAGCGGCCTTCCTACGGTATATGGACACCAGCAGCGTGATTTTCAATAACGGGCGTGTCACGAATGGCATGCGCTATTGGGAAAAAGCCAAAGAGCCGGCGGCGACACTATACTGGCAGCCGGTATTCGCCTGTACCGCCGCAGACGGGCAATCCGGCTTTACCACCGGCCCCTTTGAGTGGCGGAGAACGACCGCCGACAGCGCCCTCAGTTGCGGGCAATACACCACGGTATGGCAAAAAGACGAAAACGGCGACTGGCATTTCTTTGCCGATCTCGGTATCGGATACCACGGTTCGCTGTTCAATAAAAAGCCGCTCCGGCTGTATACCCCGCATCTTCCCTCCCCGAACCATGCCACGGCTATTGCGATCGACAGTAATTTTATCGCGCTCTTCCGGCGGGAACCAACCGATGCTTTCAAACAGGTTCTGCTCCCCGAAACCTGGCTCAACTTCAATGGCCAGCACCCGGTACAAACAACCGCCGGTATTATGGCAACCCTGCAACAAATACCTGCCGGCCTTGACTTCGAGCCATTGGCTGGTTTTGTGGCAGACAGTCGCGACCTCGCTTACGTGTACGGGCACACCCTGCTCGCAGGTAAAAAGGAAAACTATCTCCGTGTATGGGCCTACACCAATGCAGGATGGAAGTTGTTATTGCAGGTATTGCGATGGTGA
- a CDS encoding sensor histidine kinase, with the protein MNIPEQKLRIYGYLALSAFFFIFFMLEMFFSPWNVQHLVPKAVVFTLLFTAAVWEPTRFVILWLRKRTPDLTRSWYRMRTAMLVLVPYGLTLTWVRVFIENYTLIWGTQINFLWYYFWTASTVLLFIMLQVAIYEAIYYFREWKSAMTEAEELKRLHVEMQFDALKVQVQPHFLFNTLNTLIGLMELDKARARKFTEELAYVYRYLLEANENVLISLEDELNFTRAFFFLLKNRYDEGLNLNVSGGEEIGRLKVPPLSLQMLLENAIKHNVITKASPLFITVKIDAQAGRVVVANNLQRKRGAVSTGKGLSHLKEKFRLLELPDMQIHETDQIFSVTIPVLRPLAYESINH; encoded by the coding sequence ATGAACATACCGGAGCAAAAACTGCGGATCTACGGTTATCTGGCCCTGAGCGCATTCTTTTTCATCTTCTTCATGCTGGAGATGTTCTTTTCCCCATGGAATGTACAGCACCTGGTGCCCAAAGCCGTCGTTTTTACCCTGCTGTTCACCGCCGCCGTATGGGAGCCCACCCGTTTTGTGATACTCTGGCTCCGCAAACGGACGCCGGACCTCACCCGGTCGTGGTACCGCATGCGCACCGCCATGCTGGTGCTCGTGCCATATGGATTGACGCTCACCTGGGTACGGGTTTTCATTGAAAACTATACGCTCATCTGGGGTACCCAGATCAATTTTTTATGGTATTACTTTTGGACGGCCAGCACCGTGCTGCTGTTCATCATGCTGCAGGTAGCGATCTACGAAGCCATCTATTATTTCCGGGAATGGAAAAGCGCAATGACGGAAGCCGAAGAGCTCAAGAGACTCCATGTCGAAATGCAGTTCGATGCCCTTAAAGTACAGGTGCAGCCGCATTTCCTGTTCAATACCCTGAACACGCTCATCGGCCTGATGGAGCTTGATAAAGCCCGGGCCCGCAAGTTCACGGAAGAGCTGGCCTATGTGTACCGCTACCTGCTCGAAGCGAACGAAAATGTGCTCATCAGTCTGGAAGATGAACTGAACTTCACCCGGGCATTCTTTTTCCTGCTGAAGAACCGCTACGACGAAGGCCTGAACCTCAATGTGAGCGGAGGCGAAGAGATCGGCCGCCTGAAGGTGCCCCCGCTGAGCCTGCAGATGCTGCTCGAAAACGCCATTAAACACAACGTCATCACCAAAGCCAGCCCCCTCTTCATTACCGTCAAAATAGACGCACAGGCGGGCCGGGTGGTGGTGGCCAATAACCTCCAGCGCAAACGCGGAGCGGTCAGCACCGGCAAGGGCCTTTCCCATCTGAAGGAAAAGTTCCGCCTGCTGGAGCTGCCGGATATGCAGATACACGAAACAGATCAGATTTTTTCAGTCACCATCCCTGTTTTAAGACCCCTTGCGTATGAAAGTATTAATCATTGA
- a CDS encoding LytR/AlgR family response regulator transcription factor has translation MKVLIIEDEAIAGRLLKSTITAIDPDIEVVDIIDSIEASVEYLSTRPSLDLIFLDIELGDGQTFEIFKKVKIEAPLIFVTAYQEHALRAFKLNSVDYLLKPVNKEELAAALTKYKRLHRDQQKAVTDNIYHFLHQFREGGDTYKDRFLARNGTRLISIPVTDIAYFYTREKMQYIKTVNNTDFIIDKRLDDIEADINPKSFFRLNRQFIVGYRFIDKVQTWFNGKLKVQVKPAAYEDIIVSRLKANDFKRWLGGE, from the coding sequence ATGAAAGTATTAATCATTGAAGACGAAGCCATCGCCGGCCGCCTGCTCAAGAGCACCATCACAGCCATCGATCCGGATATTGAAGTGGTCGATATCATCGACAGCATCGAAGCCAGCGTGGAATATCTGAGCACCCGTCCTTCGCTGGACCTGATATTCCTCGACATCGAGCTGGGCGACGGCCAGACGTTCGAGATTTTCAAAAAAGTCAAAATTGAAGCACCGCTCATATTCGTAACCGCCTACCAGGAACATGCCCTGCGCGCATTCAAGCTCAACAGTGTGGATTACCTGCTCAAACCCGTCAACAAGGAAGAGCTGGCCGCCGCGCTCACCAAATACAAACGCCTGCACCGCGATCAGCAGAAAGCGGTCACGGATAACATCTATCATTTTCTTCACCAGTTCAGGGAAGGGGGCGACACGTACAAAGACCGTTTCCTCGCCCGTAACGGCACCCGCCTGATTTCCATCCCGGTGACCGATATCGCCTACTTCTACACTCGCGAAAAGATGCAATACATCAAAACGGTGAACAACACTGATTTTATCATCGATAAACGGCTCGACGACATCGAGGCAGACATCAATCCCAAATCGTTTTTCCGCCTCAACCGCCAGTTTATCGTAGGCTATCGTTTTATCGATAAAGTACAGACCTGGTTTAACGGGAAACTCAAAGTGCAGGTGAAGCCCGCGGCATATGAAGATATCATCGTCAGCCGCCTGAAAGCCAACGATTTTAAGAGATGGCTGGGAGGGGAGTGA
- a CDS encoding SusC/RagA family TonB-linked outer membrane protein, whose protein sequence is MFNCLPLSISPRRLGVRWIFMACIPLAGPLQGTATAASTAVYFQEERAVRGRVTDETQSPLPGVSVSLKGTSFGTVTDANGNFSLKTSATQGVLEFSFIGYTKQEVAFSGNSAVNVQLKSDQRALGEVVVVGYGTQKKVNLVGAVSAIKVDEAITNRALPNASSALSGLVPGLAVSQSTGMAGRNGASLIIRGLGTVNNANPLIVIDGMPDGDINRININDIESISVLKDATSASVYGSRAANGVILITTKSGKGQQKTQLNFNGTYGLTKPTKAYDFMADYPRALTLHQRQAAVGQLKTNWLFKDGTIDQWMALGMIDPLKYPNTDWWELITRDGQLQNYNLSASGGGDNSNFFFSIGVMDEKGLQINNDYKRYNARFNYDYKLRKNMNIGVRFNGNWSKFQYALEDGFTDDNSSNTAGFDLQFAIAGIQPYDPKTGYFGGVMAYNEDAQAYNPYTVYVNTLNRQNRQEANTIAYIDWSPIEGLTGRIDYSLNYYNQFRWNANMPNRAFNFQTGNFGSRVYVGENAGVNNYTNTGYKTMLNGRLTYQKKIAQHHDLSALFVYSEEFWYDRYQASGRNDRIHPTLREIDAGLTWIQMTAGNSNTEGLRSYIGRINYTAYDKYLLEINARYDGSSRFLPGSRYGFFPSVALGWRFTEENFISAFTKNVLSSGKLRFSYGGLGNNSGVGRYEQQETLDASHYFVDNSIARGIVYKKMINTALSWETTTVMNIGLDLGFFDNRLTAELDYYNRLTTGMNRPSEMSNLLTGAYDAPRKNIGNLRNRGVEANITWGDRVGEFNYSINVNASYNQTELEKWNEFLGKGNIFLGLPYRFVYAYQDAGIAQTWQDVYNATPQGISPGDLIRKDLNGDGRITAEDRKVYPNAQRERPTTFFALNGNVSWKGIDLGILLQGSTGRKDFVTNNYNNTNPSAARYAWTWNHWNNAWSLDNRTGPWPRLAGSGGNREETAYWLDDMSYVRLKNIQLGYSVPSKILRRLHINSFRIFGSAENLATITNYRGLDPELTGNRSNAYPLNKSYSAGINVGL, encoded by the coding sequence ATGTTCAATTGTCTACCACTTTCAATATCCCCGCGGCGCCTCGGCGTCAGGTGGATATTCATGGCCTGCATCCCACTGGCGGGACCATTGCAGGGAACCGCCACAGCCGCATCAACGGCCGTGTATTTCCAGGAAGAACGCGCCGTCAGGGGCCGCGTAACAGACGAAACCCAGTCCCCCCTCCCCGGCGTCAGCGTCTCCCTGAAAGGAACGTCTTTCGGCACCGTGACGGATGCCAACGGCAACTTCTCCCTTAAAACATCCGCCACACAAGGCGTGCTGGAATTTTCCTTCATCGGCTATACCAAACAGGAAGTCGCATTTTCGGGCAACAGCGCCGTGAACGTGCAGCTGAAATCGGACCAGCGTGCGCTGGGCGAAGTAGTTGTAGTGGGGTATGGCACCCAGAAAAAAGTAAACCTGGTGGGCGCCGTATCGGCCATCAAAGTAGATGAGGCCATCACCAACCGCGCCCTCCCGAACGCTTCTTCAGCGCTCTCGGGGCTCGTTCCGGGGCTCGCGGTATCGCAGTCAACGGGCATGGCGGGCCGCAACGGCGCGAGCCTCATCATCCGCGGCCTCGGCACCGTCAACAACGCCAACCCGCTCATCGTCATCGATGGAATGCCGGACGGCGACATCAACCGGATCAACATCAACGATATCGAAAGCATCTCGGTGCTGAAAGACGCGACCTCTGCGTCTGTGTACGGTTCCCGCGCGGCGAACGGCGTTATCCTCATCACCACCAAATCGGGGAAGGGCCAGCAGAAAACACAGCTGAACTTCAACGGCACGTATGGGCTCACCAAACCGACCAAGGCATACGATTTTATGGCCGACTATCCCCGCGCGCTCACCCTGCACCAGCGGCAGGCCGCGGTGGGACAGCTTAAAACCAACTGGCTCTTCAAAGACGGCACCATCGACCAGTGGATGGCGCTCGGCATGATCGACCCCCTGAAATATCCGAATACGGACTGGTGGGAGCTCATCACCCGCGACGGGCAATTGCAGAACTACAACCTCTCGGCTTCTGGCGGCGGCGATAATTCCAACTTCTTTTTCTCCATCGGGGTGATGGATGAAAAAGGCCTCCAGATCAATAACGATTACAAACGTTATAATGCGCGCTTCAACTACGATTACAAGCTCCGCAAAAACATGAACATCGGGGTGCGTTTCAACGGCAACTGGTCTAAATTCCAGTATGCGCTGGAAGACGGGTTTACCGACGATAACAGCAGCAATACCGCCGGTTTCGACCTCCAGTTCGCCATTGCGGGCATCCAGCCTTACGACCCGAAAACCGGGTATTTTGGCGGCGTGATGGCCTACAACGAAGACGCACAGGCCTATAATCCCTATACGGTTTACGTGAACACCCTGAACCGCCAGAACCGGCAGGAAGCGAACACCATCGCTTACATCGACTGGTCGCCGATCGAAGGGCTCACCGGCCGCATCGATTATTCGCTCAACTACTACAACCAGTTCCGCTGGAACGCGAACATGCCGAACCGCGCCTTCAATTTCCAGACGGGCAACTTCGGCAGCCGCGTGTATGTGGGGGAGAACGCCGGGGTGAACAATTACACCAACACCGGGTACAAAACCATGCTGAACGGCCGGTTGACGTACCAGAAAAAAATCGCGCAGCACCACGACCTGAGCGCGCTGTTTGTGTACAGTGAAGAGTTCTGGTACGACCGTTACCAGGCCAGCGGCAGGAACGACCGCATCCACCCTACGCTGCGTGAAATCGACGCGGGCCTTACCTGGATCCAGATGACGGCGGGCAATTCCAACACCGAGGGTTTGCGTTCCTACATCGGGCGTATCAACTACACGGCGTACGACAAATACCTGCTTGAGATCAACGCCCGCTATGATGGTTCCTCCCGCTTCCTGCCCGGCAGCCGTTACGGCTTCTTTCCCTCTGTGGCACTGGGCTGGCGGTTTACGGAAGAGAACTTCATCAGCGCCTTCACCAAAAACGTGCTGAGCAGCGGCAAGCTCCGGTTTTCCTACGGCGGCCTGGGCAACAACAGCGGCGTGGGCCGGTACGAACAGCAGGAAACGCTCGACGCCAGCCACTACTTCGTGGATAACTCCATCGCAAGGGGCATCGTCTACAAAAAAATGATCAACACCGCACTGTCGTGGGAAACCACCACGGTCATGAATATCGGCCTCGACCTCGGTTTCTTCGATAACCGCCTCACCGCCGAGCTGGATTATTACAACAGGTTGACAACGGGCATGAACAGGCCCTCGGAAATGTCGAACCTGCTCACCGGCGCTTACGATGCGCCCCGCAAAAACATCGGCAACCTGCGGAACAGGGGCGTGGAAGCGAACATCACCTGGGGCGACCGCGTCGGTGAATTCAATTACAGCATCAACGTGAACGCTTCCTATAACCAGACGGAACTGGAAAAATGGAACGAGTTCCTCGGGAAAGGCAACATTTTCCTCGGCCTGCCTTACCGCTTTGTATACGCTTACCAGGACGCGGGCATCGCGCAAACCTGGCAGGACGTGTATAACGCCACACCGCAGGGCATTTCTCCGGGCGACCTTATCCGTAAAGACCTGAACGGCGACGGCAGGATCACGGCGGAAGACCGCAAGGTTTATCCCAACGCGCAGCGCGAACGGCCCACCACTTTCTTCGCCCTCAACGGCAACGTATCGTGGAAAGGGATCGACCTGGGCATCCTGCTGCAGGGCAGCACCGGCCGTAAGGATTTTGTGACGAACAACTACAACAACACCAACCCCTCGGCCGCGCGTTACGCCTGGACCTGGAACCACTGGAACAATGCCTGGTCGCTCGATAACCGCACCGGCCCATGGCCGCGCCTGGCGGGCAGCGGCGGCAACCGGGAGGAAACAGCTTACTGGCTCGACGATATGAGTTACGTTCGCCTGAAGAACATCCAGCTGGGATATTCCGTGCCGTCGAAAATTCTGAGAAGGCTGCACATCAATTCCTTCCGCATTTTCGGTTCCGCCGAAAACCTCGCGACCATCACAAATTACCGCGGCCTCGATCCGGAACTGACGGGTAACAGGAGCAATGCCTACCCGCTGAATAAATCTTATTCCGCAGGCATTAATGTTGGGCTTTAA
- a CDS encoding RagB/SusD family nutrient uptake outer membrane protein gives MKKSIAKIYLIGMLAGWGVFSSGCVKNLLDQDPTVDPQLVNLWKTESDATLAMMGCYADVRSVFDRDYLMEGHGEYTRVRGSAVSSTDLRLGDAYNGAGGIYDPTGYADKWDEMYRYLYGGVNRCNYVIDNVNKLMEKEGISRTNMERLLGEAHLLRAMCYFKLISMWGDVPYFSRTVTSNDQVATLARLPIGQVKDSIISDLNYAFEKLPQKSPELGRASKPAALAVRGKLQLYWACWNEFGWPELAGFQPSAAAATTAYNAAAADFRSVINDYGLTLFRNGDPGAIDGPGQADTLPNYYYLFQPVANNSPEMVMSFPHGGTNTGQGEELMRDVAGRSHEGSQLWVMPRYEIADRYQSTVTGDFATKLIPLNPADVPDARTRANSALNPQSYQNRDYRMKASIMWDYEMSIGLNSLKSTGWCPFIYKNWGGSVTIDGIRYITYNTDGNNSGYVFRKFLRNYPGQGRSDGDYAWPVIRLADVFLMYAEATNAVNGPQADAIELVNKVRRRGNLPPLAAAKTASKATFFSAIEQERIIELLGEGHRGFDLRRWRALERVWGVPGSAGIWRIDTHGANQTRYYQNVPERTYQQNYIFRIPPSERDRNPNLTQNTPWL, from the coding sequence ATGAAAAAATCAATTGCAAAAATATATCTGATAGGCATGCTGGCGGGCTGGGGAGTATTTTCTTCCGGTTGTGTGAAAAACCTGCTCGACCAGGATCCGACTGTTGACCCGCAACTGGTCAACCTCTGGAAAACCGAATCGGACGCCACGCTGGCCATGATGGGCTGTTACGCGGACGTGCGCTCCGTATTCGACCGCGATTATTTAATGGAAGGCCATGGGGAGTACACCCGCGTGCGCGGCAGCGCCGTGAGCAGCACCGACCTCCGGTTGGGGGATGCGTACAACGGAGCCGGCGGTATTTACGACCCCACCGGTTATGCCGACAAATGGGATGAAATGTACCGCTACCTCTACGGCGGCGTGAACCGTTGCAACTATGTGATCGACAACGTAAACAAACTGATGGAGAAAGAAGGCATCTCCCGCACCAATATGGAGCGCCTGCTCGGGGAAGCGCACCTGCTGCGCGCCATGTGTTATTTTAAACTGATCTCCATGTGGGGCGACGTGCCGTATTTTTCCAGGACGGTGACGAGCAATGACCAGGTAGCCACCCTGGCCCGCCTGCCCATCGGCCAGGTGAAAGATTCCATCATCAGCGATCTGAATTATGCTTTCGAGAAGCTGCCGCAGAAATCGCCCGAGCTGGGCCGCGCTTCCAAGCCGGCGGCGCTCGCGGTGCGTGGCAAACTGCAACTGTACTGGGCCTGCTGGAATGAATTCGGCTGGCCGGAACTGGCAGGTTTCCAACCCAGCGCTGCTGCCGCTACTACGGCGTACAATGCGGCCGCGGCCGACTTCCGCAGCGTGATCAACGACTACGGGCTTACGCTTTTCAGGAACGGCGACCCCGGCGCGATCGACGGGCCGGGTCAGGCGGATACGCTGCCCAACTACTATTACCTGTTTCAACCCGTCGCCAATAACAGCCCGGAAATGGTGATGTCGTTCCCCCATGGCGGTACCAACACCGGCCAGGGTGAGGAACTGATGCGTGATGTAGCTGGCCGTTCACACGAAGGCTCGCAGCTGTGGGTGATGCCGCGCTACGAGATTGCAGACCGTTATCAGAGCACCGTTACCGGCGACTTTGCCACCAAACTGATCCCCCTCAACCCGGCGGATGTGCCGGATGCCAGAACAAGGGCCAACTCGGCGCTGAACCCGCAGAGCTACCAGAACCGCGACTATCGCATGAAGGCGTCCATCATGTGGGATTACGAAATGAGCATCGGGCTCAACAGCCTGAAATCGACCGGCTGGTGCCCCTTCATCTACAAAAACTGGGGCGGCAGCGTCACCATCGACGGTATCCGTTATATCACCTACAATACCGATGGTAACAACTCCGGTTACGTGTTCCGTAAATTCCTCCGTAATTACCCGGGCCAGGGCCGCAGCGACGGCGATTATGCCTGGCCGGTGATCCGGCTGGCGGATGTGTTCCTGATGTACGCGGAAGCCACCAACGCGGTAAACGGTCCGCAGGCCGATGCCATCGAACTGGTGAACAAAGTGCGCCGCCGAGGCAACCTGCCGCCGCTGGCTGCTGCTAAAACCGCCAGCAAGGCCACCTTCTTCTCCGCCATCGAGCAGGAGCGTATCATAGAACTGCTGGGCGAAGGTCATCGTGGTTTTGACCTCCGCAGATGGAGAGCGCTCGAAAGAGTGTGGGGCGTACCCGGCAGCGCCGGCATATGGAGGATAGACACCCATGGCGCCAACCAGACGCGCTATTACCAGAACGTGCCCGAGAGAACGTACCAGCAGAACTATATTTTCAGGATTCCGCCATCGGAGCGCGACCGCAACCCGAACCTGACGCAAAACACGCCCTGGCTGTAA